From a single Anaerolineae bacterium genomic region:
- the cas5 gene encoding CRISPR-associated protein Cas5, which translates to MRVLKIVAEGLTTSFRYPHFMVGVQPTYEMPPPATLYGHIAS; encoded by the coding sequence CTGCGTGTCCTCAAAATTGTGGCCGAGGGGCTGACCACTTCGTTCCGCTATCCCCACTTCATGGTCGGGGTGCAGCCCACTTACGAGATGCCCCCACCGGCCACCCTTTACGGCCACATCGCCAGC